A stretch of the Ischnura elegans chromosome 5, ioIscEleg1.1, whole genome shotgun sequence genome encodes the following:
- the LOC124159082 gene encoding uncharacterized protein LOC124159082 — MLYREVIFLTLMVAVISTVNGQAYSQLLKGITRARNEATNGIDTPTLSDEKSMSDSASPGFVQRASARVYSVFERMRKAVTRFIARFLLHYSKALLRRAEGDQRGGSNPRPQNNYHDPSTSLGPDFSYKINNSPRKGGDKPQPNAPRSSRLESRENEIFNAIRNQRPIPTPTYKRENTPAKPVPTTAEVPSLETVNQGETVNWSPEHIWNAVGPIQDVGRQKLLENVGKGGKIGSRYSPTTSTTTSENLRHGASSNLEPSTFFATNENFYNAPQPENPEEDVKVELVKLEYIKLDRENFTSTTENTVVEETNNVPTEGSQESTFSSSDLTISQSIELANSDGKEFVIVVDPNLKYADHTPGKSGNRLREDSRKLEAKEADAPVSILEEEARLQVPVSRQRGKPKYPGDIGESDGGGSSENFGTNYYSPAANGIVPGPEVTNPGTFSPTAYVPHPVQYPVPVYVGSLTKPEVGQVHVGAPASSAAGDPNSGSTPTPGHFLFGGKISTSSAYLDFASQIPELDSRGPPAQTVIPSPEPGSGPPYLVVNTRPVAYVLGEGGNANSHPLNYPVHSQNTPYFSQNTSPQVQYREEDYNAYYQGDSTYPSQAIANTQVDPSPQDTSSSVSTPRQGLLVNAANGGGQRQADIPFGETASKYPSTSLQDISNINALGGQYAGQGRNA; from the exons ATGTTATACCGGGAGGTTATCTTCCTGACGCTAATGGTAGCTGTCATATCGACAGTAAATGGCCAAGCATACAGTCAGCTTCTAAAAGGCATCACCAGAGCAAGAAACGAGGCGACCAATGGAATCGATACGCCCACGTTGAGCGATGAAAAATCAATGTCAGATTCCGCAAGCCCAGGCTTCGTCCAAAGGGCGAGCGCCAGGGTGTATAGCGTATTTGAAAGGATGAGGAAGGCTGTGACAAGGTTCATAGCCAGGTTCCTACTCCACTACTCTAAGGCCCTACTGAGGCGAGCCGAAGGAGATCAAAGAGGAGGGTCGAACCCAAGACCACAGAACAACTACCACGACCCGAGCACATCGCTCGGGCCGGATTTCAGCTACAAGATTAACAACAGCCCCAGAAAAGGTGGGGATAAGCCGCAACCAAACGCACCGAGGAGTAGCCGATTGGAATCACGAGAGAATGAGATTTTCAATGCCATTCGAAATCAGCGACCAATTCCCACTCCCACGTATAAGCGCGAGAATACCCCTGCCAAACCAGTCCCAACGACAGCTGAGGTTCCGAGCTTGGAGACGGTCAATCAGGGAGAAACGGTCAATTGGTCCCCGGAACACATTTGGAACGCAGTGGGGCCTATCCAGGATGTTGGCCGACAGAAACTACTGGAAAATGTGGGCAAGGGAGGAAAAATTGGCAGCCGCTACAGCCCTACAACATCTACGACGACATCCGAAAATTTACGACATGGAGCCAGTTCAAATTTAGAGCCTTCCACATTTTTTGCCACGAATGAAAACTTTTATAACGCTCCTCAACCAGAAAACCCCGAAGAGGACGTGAAGGTAGAGCTGGTCAAGTTGGAATATATAAAGCTAGATCGGGAGAATTTCACTTCCACCACCGAAAATACCGTCGTAGAAGAGACGAATAATGTTCCCACTGAGGGAAGTCAAGAAAGCACGTTTAGCAGCTCCGATCTGACGATATCGCAAAGTATAGAGCTCGCGAATTCAGACGGCAAAGAGTTCGTCATAGTGGTCGACCCAAACTTGAAGTACGCCGATCACACCCCGGGCAAGTCGGGGAATCGTTTGCGGGAGGACTCGAGGAAGCTGGAAGCGAAGGAAGCCGACGCTCCGGTTTCGATATTGGAGGAGGAAGCAAGGCTGCAAGTTCCCGTGTCGAGACAGCGGGGGAAGCCAAAGTACCCCGGCGACATCGGAGAAAGCGATGGAGGAGGATCGAGTGAAAATTTCGGAACTAATTATTATTCCCCCGCAGCGAACGGAATAGTACCCGGTCCAGAAGTCACCAACCCGGGGACCTTCTCGCCCACCGCCTATGTCCCACATCCGGTACAGTATCCAGTTCCCGTCTACGTCGGCTCGCTCACGAAACCCGAAGTCGGACAGGTTCATGTCGGCGCGCCGGCAAGTTCGGCGGCCGGCGACCCCAACTCTGGCAGCACCCCCACACCGGGCCACTTTCTCTTCGGCGGGAAAATTTCTACCTCCTCAGCTTATCTGGATTTTGCGAGTCAAATTCCGGAGCTCGATAGCCGTGGCCCGCCGGCCCAAACGGTGATCCCATCGCCGGAACCAGGAAGTGGCCCGCCGTATTTGGTCGTGAACACTCGACCCGTCGCGTACGTGCTGGGGGAGGGTGGGAACGCGAACTCCCACCCCCTCAACTATCCCGTTCATTCCCAAAATACACCGTATTTCTCGCAAAATACGTCCCCTCAGGTTCAATACAGGGAGGAGGATTACAATGCCTATTATCAGGGGGATTCCACATATCCAAGTCAGGCAATTGCCAACACACAGGTTGATCCGTCCCCGCAGGACACGTCAAGCTCCGTGTCAACGCCCAGACAAGGCCTACTAGTCAATGCCGCCAATGGCGGAGGTCAACGGCAAGCAGATATCCCGTTCGGCGAGACAGCATCAAAG TATCCATCCACGAGTCTTCAAGACATTTCGAACATTAATGCACTCGGAGGCCAATATGCTGGACAAGGCAGAAACGCGTGA